From Oreochromis aureus strain Israel breed Guangdong linkage group 4, ZZ_aureus, whole genome shotgun sequence, a single genomic window includes:
- the LOC120432703 gene encoding lymphocyte antigen 6D-like has product MKTVMLAVLLLLTVSQSEALECHCGGQKFCSSPVETCSSSKDVCSTLVITSGPVVTHTKGCLKSLACRILNRPPVMTVSCCSSDLCNR; this is encoded by the exons ATGAAGACTGTGATGCtcgctgtgctgctgctgctgaccgtCAGTCAGA GTGAAGCCTTGGAGTGTCACTGTGGAGGCCAGAAGTTCTGTTCAAGCCCTGTGGAGACGTGCTCCAGCTCTAAAGATGTCTGCTCTACTCTCGTCATCACTTCTGGGCCGG TGGTAACGCACACAAAGGGCTGCTTGAAGTCGCTGGCCTGCAGGATCCTGAATCGTCCGCCCGTGATGACTGTCAGCTGTTGCAGTTCTGATCTGTGTAACAGATAA
- the LOC116314881 gene encoding lymphocyte antigen 6D-like: MKTVMLAVLLLLAVSQSEALECHCGGQKFCSSPVETCSSSKDVCSTLVITSGPVVTHTKGCLKSLACRILNRPPVMTVSCCSSDLCNR; the protein is encoded by the exons ATGAAGACTGTGATGCtcgctgtgctgctgctgctggccgTCAGTCAGA GTGAAGCCTTGGAGTGTCACTGTGGAGGCCAGAAGTTCTGTTCAAGCCCTGTGGAGACGTGCTCCAGCTCTAAAGATGTCTGCTCTACTCTCGTCATCACTTCTGGGCCGG TGGTAACGCACACAAAGGGCTGCTTGAAGTCGCTGGCCTGCAGGATCCTGAATCGTCCGCCCGTGATGACTGTCAGCTGTTGCAGTTCTGATCTGTGCAACAGATAA